GGTCGCTGAATTCGAGGATATGGGGGAGCACGACCAGATCGGTGCTCAGCGAGGCGAACGGCAGGGCAGTGCAGTCACACTGCAGATCGATGGCACCGAACTCGCCGGCCTTGAGGCGCAGGGGAATCCGGTTGGCACGCAGAAAGTCGCCGTGGGGTAGCCCCAGTTGCAGGGCATGGAAGCCAAAAACGTCAGCCACGGCAGCGTCGAGCTGGCGCTGTTCCCAGTCCAGCACATAACGGCCGGGTGCCGTGGACAGCCAGGCATCGAGTCCGGGAATTGACATCCGGGGTGCTGCACTCGAGAGTTCCGGCATGGTTGAAATTTCGTTCATTCCTGCGTTGATTTGAAATGCCTTTTGCCGCAACGATTTTTGCGTTCGTTCAATATCCAGTTCAATAACCGGCGCCATAACGACCAGGCCAGTTCCGGGATTTTAACCGCTATCCATCCTGACCTTGGATCGGCGTAAATCTTCGCTGTTCTTCGCACTCATGGCCGAGGGTCGCGAGTGTATCAATGCCCCTGTCAGCCCGTCATCCGTCAAAGCAAAATCAAGCGGTCAGGGGGGGCGCAAAGGCTACGACCACGCGGCGGATCAGGCTGCTTGTGCCATCTTGCATACCGTCATTTGCTAAAGCCAACGGCCCAGCATTGTTCGAGGTTGGCTTCTACACTGGCCACGACCTCGGCATCGAGTTTTCCCTGTTCTACCTCTTCCTGCAGAATGTCGAGAATGTCCTTGGCCGGTAGCGGGCCGCGGTAGGGGCGGTGCTGCTCGAGCGCTTGAAAGACATCGGCAACAGCGATGATGCGGGCTTCGAGTGAGAGTTCGGCTTTCTGCAAATGATAGGGGTAACCCGAGCCATCAATCCGTTCGTGGTGCTGCGAGGCCCATTGAGCTACTTCTTCCAGGCCACTGATGTTTTTCAGGATATTAAAGGTATCGAAGCTGTGCCGACGAACGATGGCGTATTCCTCGGGTGTGAGCTTGCCGGGCTTGTCGAGATAGTTATCGGGGACCCGGAGTTTGCCCAGGTCGTGCAGCAGGCCGGCCAGTTCCAGAAGTTCGCAGGTCCGGGGCGAGAGGCCCATCTTTTCGCCGATGTAGCGGGCCAGGCGTGCTACAGCATCCGAGTGTCTTTGCGTGTAGGGACTTTTCGCGTCAACAATCACCGAGAAGACATGCATGAGACTGCGCAGATCGGAGAATTCAAGCTGCCCCTCGCTTTCGCAACCGACCCAGGTCGCCGCATAGCCAGCGACCTGCTCGCTTTCAAGGCGAAACCAGAAGGCTTCTGAACTGGCCAGTTCGAGAAAAACCTCGACCATCTCGGGATGGAACCATTCATTTTTGTGCTCGATGACCTGTCGGCAGGTGTCCCGCACACCGAGCAGAATGTTGGAGTTATCCTTGAGGTTACCCAGCGTCAGAATATCGATGCGGTCAGCGAGATAGATGCAACTGGCGTTAAGCCGGGTTTCTTCGGGGAGGTCTAGATCCTTGAGAACAGACCAATGGGTGTGATGGTGCAGGACGACATCGGCCAGCTTCGCTAGCTGCGGGCATTGACCAAGCAGGGCATGGCCGATGACGCAGTGTTCGTGTTCGTTTTCCCATTCCAGCTGAGCCAGGCGGGAATGGATGACGGTTTTCGAGACGCCGCAATCGTGCAGGATGGCCGCTTGAAAGAGGTCGTCCAGACGCCGCCCAGACCACCCCAGCTTTTTGCCGCATTCTGCTGCGATGTAGGCTACCCGCTTGCCGTGGTGAATATGCGTAACACCGACGAGATCGAGAGCATCTGACAAGGAGTAGATGGCTTGATGCAGATTGACGCGATAGGTCGACACAGGCTGGCCTCAGATTGGCAATTCGCTTAGTCGCAAACCTCTGCTTTTGCGAGATTCAAGGTGTTCAGAACCAAGCCTAGATAATAGCTGAGCTTTTCCATCAATTTCGTTTGCCCAAGGGTGAATTTCATGCGATCAGTCTTTCCTGCTGTCGCCCGGCCTGTTTGGCAAACGAGCGACAGCAAACTCCCTCATTGCTGACCGAACCCGATTG
The DNA window shown above is from Dechloromonas sp. HYN0024 and carries:
- a CDS encoding HD domain-containing phosphohydrolase, with amino-acid sequence MSTYRVNLHQAIYSLSDALDLVGVTHIHHGKRVAYIAAECGKKLGWSGRRLDDLFQAAILHDCGVSKTVIHSRLAQLEWENEHEHCVIGHALLGQCPQLAKLADVVLHHHTHWSVLKDLDLPEETRLNASCIYLADRIDILTLGNLKDNSNILLGVRDTCRQVIEHKNEWFHPEMVEVFLELASSEAFWFRLESEQVAGYAATWVGCESEGQLEFSDLRSLMHVFSVIVDAKSPYTQRHSDAVARLARYIGEKMGLSPRTCELLELAGLLHDLGKLRVPDNYLDKPGKLTPEEYAIVRRHSFDTFNILKNISGLEEVAQWASQHHERIDGSGYPYHLQKAELSLEARIIAVADVFQALEQHRPYRGPLPAKDILDILQEEVEQGKLDAEVVASVEANLEQCWAVGFSK